From the Deinococcus gobiensis I-0 genome, the window GATGACCGGCAGCTCGGTGAGGCCCGCGAGCTGGCTGGCCCGCCAGCGGCGCTCGCCCGCCACGATCTCGAAGGCGTCGCCGCGCGGGCGCACGAGCAGCGGTTGCAGTACGCCCTTCTCGCGGATGCTCTGCGCCAGTTCGGCCAACGCCTCGGGTGCGAAGACCTGCCGGGGCTGATAGGCCGCCTGCGCGATCCGTTCGATTTTGAGGGTCTGGACGTTCAGACCCTGCCCCACAGGGTCGGGCGTACCCGCCTCGGCCGCCGGTCGGCTGAGCAGGGCGTCGAGGCCACGCCCCAGGCTAGATTTTTTCGACACGCTGCATCACCTCCTCGCTCAGGCGTTTGTAGGCGGCGGCTCCGCTGGAGAGTGGCGCGAAGGCGTTGATCGGCTTGGCGAAGCTCGGCGCTTCCGAGAGCCGGACGTTGCGCGGCACGACCGACCAGAAGACCAGCTCTCCGAAGTGCTGGCGCACCGAAGTCTCGACTTCCTGCGCCAGGTTGGTGCGTCCATCGAACATCGTCAGGATGACGCCCAGCACCTTCAGCCGGGGGTTGAGGCCGCCCTGCACCCGCTCGACCGTCTCCATCAGGCCCGCGAGGCCCTCCAGCGCGTAATACTCGGCCTGAAGCGGGATGAGCAGCGCGTCGGCCGCCGCCAGTACGTTCACCGTGAGGGGCCCCAGGCTGGGCGGCGCGTCCACGAGCACGAGGTCGTAGCCGCTCAGGCTGGCGAGCAGCCGCGCCAGGGCGTCGGGGTCGTCGGCCAGTTCCACGCCCGCGCCCGCGAGGTCGGGGGTGGCGGGCAGCACGTCCAGGCCCGGCTGGCTGGTGCCCAGCGTGAATTCGGCGGCGCGGGCCGGTTCACCCAGCGCCTCGTACAGGCCGTGGGCGGCGCCGCGCAGGCCCAGGCCACTGGTCGCGTTGCCCTGTGGGTCCATGTCCAGCAGCAGCACCCTCTTGCCGCCTGCGGCCAGATAGGCCCCCAGGTTGACGGCGGTGGTCGTCTTGCCGACGCCGCCTTTCTGATTCACCACGCCCAGGGTCTTCATGGGCACACCGTCCGTGCAGGCCGTTTCACTTCGCCGTCCAGAATAAGGGCTGCGCGTTCGGTATGCCTTCGCGCCGGGGGTACTTCGCCGGGGTGGGCCGGGTTTTCGTGACCACGATCAGGGTGCGCG encodes:
- a CDS encoding ParA family protein is translated as MKTLGVVNQKGGVGKTTTAVNLGAYLAAGGKRVLLLDMDPQGNATSGLGLRGAAHGLYEALGEPARAAEFTLGTSQPGLDVLPATPDLAGAGVELADDPDALARLLASLSGYDLVLVDAPPSLGPLTVNVLAAADALLIPLQAEYYALEGLAGLMETVERVQGGLNPRLKVLGVILTMFDGRTNLAQEVETSVRQHFGELVFWSVVPRNVRLSEAPSFAKPINAFAPLSSGAAAYKRLSEEVMQRVEKI